The Streptomyces cathayae DNA segment GGTTCATGCCCCCATGGGAGCCGGGGGCCGGTTGCGGTGGCGTATGCGGTTTTCGATACGTCCGCGATATCGGGAGGGCTTTCAGGTGTGCTCCGTCTCGCGTTCCGACAGGGCGCGGGCGCGGTCCGCGAGTTTGCGGAGCATTTCCAGGACACGGTCGCGGGACTCGTCCGCCGCGTCGATGGCCTCCACGCACTGCCAGTACGCGGACTCGTCGTCCGCGGAGCAGGCGAGGCCGACCAGCGCGATGCCGACCTCGCCGAGCAGTCCGCCGAGGTGGGTCAGGGTCTGCCGGGTGTCGCCCAGTTCGGTGAGCCGGGCCGCGCGCAGGTCGGCGGGGGCCAGGAGCGGGGTGTCCAGAACAGCACAACCGCGGCCCGCCAGTTCGGTCAGGCCCAGTGCCTCGCCGCGTAGTTCGGGCGGGCCGGCGACCGCGAGGCGGCTCCCTATCGCCTGGGCGAGGGCCTGGGCCTGCCACACCTCCGCCGAGAGCTCCGGCACGCCGCCGGCAGTGGTCAGGGCCCGTCTGCTCTCCGCTATCAGTCGCACAGCGTCCATATGCGCTGCCCCTGTCTGTCCGACGCGCTGCCCACGCGTCCATCCAACTTCCCTGCTCATTACCCAGAGTGAGTCTTGTTCAGTCAAAAAGCCACGGAGAAGGTGGAGATCTGGGGACAAGAATTCACAAACAGTCGATATATCGAACACGGAGCGTAACGGAGAGGGTTCGTCTCCGGGCGGGTGCGGTTCAGACCGGGAAGCGGCGTTCGTTGCGGTCGATCTTGGCGTCCAGTGCGGTCAACGGGTCGACGCCGAGCACCTCGCACAGTTGGAGGAGGTACGCGAGCACGTCGGCCACCTCGTCGGTGACGCGATGCGCGGTGTCCGGGTCGTCCATCACCCGGGCCGACTCCTCAGGCGTCAACCACTGGAAGATCTCGACCAGTTCGGACGCCTCCACACTGAGAGCCGTGACGAGGTTCTTCGGCGTGTGGTACGGCTGCCAGTTCCGCGCGGCAGCGAACTCGGCGAGCCTGCGCTGGAGTCCGGCGATGTCGAGCGGGGCGCGCGGGACGGTCGGGTCGGTGGGGTCGGTCGGGTCAGTCACGGTTCAGGTCTATCACCGTCACTCCGCCCACCCCCGCGGCCCAGGACGCGTCGCTCACCGTGCCGACCAGCCGGATGTGTCCGCGTTCGCACATCCGTGCCGCCAGCCGCAGCAGTTCCGCGCGCTGGAGCGGGTCCAGTCCCCGGTCGAACCCGTCGGCGAGCACGGTGAGCGTCTGCAGCGCGGCGGGCACCTCGCCGGGCGCGTCGACCTCCAGTACACCGGGCCCGGTGAGCAGCACCAGTGCGAGGGCGACGTAGCGCAGCTCTCCCTCCCCCAGCCGGACGAGGTCGGTGCGGACGCCGTCGCCCCGGTCGAGCAGGGCGCGGACCAGTCCCGCGCCGTACGGTTCGGCGTGCAGCCCGGCGACCGGGCCGGCGCATCCCGCGCGCACGGCGGACACCAGGAGCCCGTACCGGATCGCGCACTCGGCCCGGGTGCGCCACAGCGCGTCGGCGAGGTTGCCGCAGCCGCCGAGCAGCCGCCCGCTGCCGAGCGGCACCGGGCCGCGCATGCGGTCGGGGCGGGGGTCGCAGGCGAAGACGGAGCGCAGGGCGACCACCATCTGTTCGGCGGCGGCCAGCACCCTGCGCTGTCCGGGCGTCTTGCCCGCGACGCGCAACGGGAGCAGCGCGGTGCCGAGCCGGTCGTCGGGCAGCGGGCCCCGGGTGACCGGTGTCGACCCGGCCGTGTGCCACGCGGCCTGCACGGTGCGCCGGCCGGGGTCGCGCAGCGCGGTCTCCAGCAGGACCACGCCGTCCGCCGTCAGCCGCTCCCCCACGATCCGCAGCTCCGGTTCGGCCTGCACGGCGACCTCCAGCCGGACCGGGCCCTCGGGGCCGTCGGCGGTGCAGCCGATCCGGAAGCCCCGGCGGCGCTGCGCGTCGGCACGGGCCCGCTCCGGCACGCACGCGTCCGGCTCGGGGAACGCCTCCCACAGCTCGGCCCCGCCGCCGAGCCGGGCGAGCGCCTCGTAGGCCCGCAGCGCGCTGGTCTTGCCGCTGCCGCTGGTCCCGGCGAGCAGGGTGAGCGGGCCGAGCGGGAGCCCGACGTTGCGGTGCCCGGCGAACGCGGACAGCAGCAGCTCGGTGACGCGCGGCCGGTCGGGGTGCCCCTGGGTGGTGTCGGTGCCGGAGGGCACGGTGGACGCGGTGGGCGCGGCAGACGAGGAAGCCGGGAAAGCCGAGGAGGGCGGCGGGAAGGGGATCGGCGCGGGCCTGGAGGAAGGGGCGGAGGACGGCGACGGGAGGGACGGGGTCATGTGCGGAAGGTAAGGGTTCCGGTACGGGGCGAACCGTTCCGCTTGTGCGGTCTTCCCCCGATCGGGCGACATCCTGATCGGCTCCCGGCACCCCCGGCCGACTCCGGACGGCTCACCCCGGCCGGCTCCCGGCGGCTCACCCCTGCCGGGAGCCCCGCCCGTTCCCGGGGATCCCCATGCCCTCCATCAGTCCGGTCACCTCGGTGTCGGCCGGGGTCAGCAGGAAGACGTTGCGGTCGACGCGGTGCATGCCGCTGCCCAGGCCGAAGACGACGCCCGTGCTGAAGTCCAGTACCCGTTTGGCGACGTCGCCCTCCGCGCTGCTCAGGTCGAGCAGGACCGGTATCCCGGCCATCAGGGTCTCCGCGACGTCGCGGGCGTCCGCGAACACGTTCACCCGCAGGACGACGAGGCGGCGGCGTGTCTCGGTCTCGGCCTCCGGCAGGGAGCGGTGGCCCACGGAGGACGGCCAGGCGTCCCGGCCCCGCAGCGGAACGACCTGGGCCAGTCCCTCCCACTGTTCGTCGGTGACGTCATGGCTGTTCACCGGCATGCTCCGTCCCGGGTCGCGCTGATGGTCTGCATCGGCCAATTCTTACGCATGGTCACCCGTTCGGCCCAATGCGACACACTCCGCCACCTCGGTGCGCCCGGGGTGTGGCCTTCTGCGCCGGAACCGGTTCCGGATCCGCTAACTTCTACACTGCTGTAGATATTTACCGTCGACACCGTCCGGGGCCCGACAGACCGCACGGCGTGAAGCCGGTGCCCCGCACCCGAACACTTGGAGTACGCATGGCCCTGTGGGACCGCATCAAGGAGTCCGCGTCGCAGATGCAGAACCAGCTCGACGCGAAGAAGAACGATCTGAAGAGCGGTGCGTTCCGCGACGCGAGCATGGCCATGTGCGCTCTGGTCGCCGCCGCCGACGGTTCGGTCGATCCCTCCGAGCGGCAGCGGGTGGCTCAGCTCATCTCCACCAACGACGTGCTGCGGAACTTCCCCGCGGACGATCTGCGCCGCCGTTTCGAGGAGAACCTCGACAAGCTGACCGCGGACTTCGCCTTCGGCAAGGTGAGCGTGCTGCAGGAGGTCGCGAAGGCGAAGAAGAAGCCCGCCGAGGCGCGCGCCGTGATCCAGATCGGCATCGTCATCGGCGGCGCCGACGGCGACTTCGACCAGAACGAGCAGGCGGTCGTCCGCGAGGCGTGCTTCGCGCTGGGGCTGCCGCCCCACGAGTTCGACCTCTGAGCCGCAGGCCGGACCGCACTCCCGAGGGGTGCGGTCCGGCCCGTCGCGGGAACATGGCTCCCGTCAGGATCGTTGGACCGCCGACAGACCCGACCCACAGGAACAACGAGGAGCCACGTACGTGTCCGGCAGATCGACGGACCCCCCGGGACACAGTCCCGGACCGCCCCGTCATGAAACCGTTGGAATCGGCACCCGGCGGGGTGGTGCTGGATGAGTGCCGTGGAGGCCCTGTGGGGCCTGTTCGCCGTGTTCGTGCTGACCGCCGGCACCGGCTACTTCGTCGCCCAGGAGTTCGCCTACGTCTCCGTGGACCGGCTCACGCTCACCCGTGAGGCCGAGGCCGGGGACCGCAGGGCCGCCCGCGCGCTGAAGGTGCTGGAGCGGCTGTCCTTCATGCTGTCGGGCGCCCAGCTCGGCATCACCGTCACCGGTCTGATCGTCGGCTTCATCGCCGAGCCGTCGGTGTCCGCGCTGCTCAGGCCGGCGCTGTCCGGCCTCGGACTGCCGGACTCGGCGGTGAGCGGCATCTCCGTCGTGCTCGCCTTCGTGCTGGCCACGATCGTCCAGATGGTGCTCGGCGAGCTGGCCCCGAAGAACCTCGCCATCGCCGTGCCCGAGCGGCTGGCGAAGGCGCTGGCCGGCTCGACCCTGGCCTATCTGAAGGTCGTCGGGCCGTTGGTGCGGATCTTCGACAACGCGGCCTCCCGGCTGCTGCGCCGCATCGGCATCGAGCCGGTCGAGGAGCTGCACCACGGCGCCACGCTGGAGGAGCTCGGCCATCTGATCGGCGAGTCCCACGAGAACGGGGCGCTGCCCGGGGACACCGCCACCCTGCTGGACCACGCGCTGGAGTTCTCCGAGCGCACCCTGCACGCGGTGATGGTGCCGCGCGCGGACGCCGTCTTCGTGCGCGGGGAGGCGAACGCCGACGAGGCGGTCGCCCTGATCGCCGAACACGGCCACTCCAACTACCCCGTGCTCGGGGATCACCCCGACGACGTCACGGGGGTGCTGGGCGTGCGCGAGCTGATGGCGGTGCCCGCCGGGCGGCTCACGGGCGCCACGGCCGGGGCGATGGCCCGGCGGCCCCTGCTGCTGCCGGACACGCTGCCGCTGCCGGACGCGGTCGCGCGGATGCGCGAGCAGGACGACGAGTTCGCGGTCGTCCTCGACGAGCACGGCGGTGTGGCCGGCATCGTCACCTACGAGGACATCGCCGAGGAGCTGGTCGGTGACATCGCCGACGAGTCCGACAAGGTCACCGAGCTCGCGGTGGCCGACGGCGAGGGCTGGCTCGTGGACGCGGGCCGCCGGCTGGACGAGGTGGCCGAGGCGACCGGCGTCCGGCTGCCCGAGGAGGACGACTACGAGACGGTGGCCGGGCTGATCGTGGACCGGCTGGGCCGTTTCCCCACCGTGGGTGACCGGGTCACCGTCGAACTCCCCAAGGGCGGCCACGCGGTGATCGACGTACGCACCCTGGACCGGCATGTCGCCGAGCGGGCGCGGATCACGCCCCTGGCCCGGGAAGAGCACACGGCGGAGGAGCCCGCATGAGTTTCCCGATGGCTCTCTTCGTGACCGTGCTGCTGCTGATCGGCAGCGGGTTCTTCGTGGCGGCCGAGTTCGCGCTGGTCGCCGCCCGACGGCACCGGATGGAGAAGGCGGCGGCCGAGGGACGGCGCGGCGCCGGTGCCGCGCTGGCCGGGATGCGCGAGCTGTCGCTCATGCTGGCCGGTGCCCAGCTGGGCATCACGGTGTGCACGCTGGGTCTGGGCTCGGTGTCCAAGCCCGCGATCTCGCACCAGCTGGACCCGCTGCTGCAGTCCCTGGGGCTGCCCAGCGCGGTCAGCTACGGTGTGGCGTTCGCCGTCGCGATGGCCGTGGTGGTGTTCCTGCACATGGTGGTCGGCGAGATGGCACCCAAGTCGTGGGCGATCGCCCACCCGGAGCGTTCCGCGATGCTGCTCGCCCCCTCGTTCCGGGCGGTGGTGAAGGCCGTCCGGCCGCTGATCCACGTGCTGAACGTGGTGAGCAACGCCCTGGTGCGGATGTGCCGGGTGAGCCCGCGCGACGAGCTGGCCTCGGTCCACGACCGGGAGCAGCTCACCCATCTGGTGGCGGAGTCGGAGCGGCTCGGCCTGATCAGCAAGACGGACTCGCAGTTGCTCACCCGTTCGCTGACCGAGCCCGACACCCCGGTCGCCGCCCTGCGGATCCCGGCCGAGGAGATCACCTCCGTCGAGGGGGACGCGGGTGTCGAGGAGGTGCTGCGGGTGGCCACCGCGCACGACCGCACCCGGCTGCTCGTCCGCGAGGGCGGCACCGTCCTCGGCTCGGTCCACGCGCGCGACGCCCTGGTCGCCCGTGCCCGCGGTCGCGCCACCAGCGCCCGTGAGCTGGCCCGCCCGGTGCCCGAGCTGACGGACGGCACCACGGTCGCCGACGCGATCGACGCGCTGCGCCGGCGCCGGGGCACGCTGGCGGTCGTCCGCGACGACGCGGGCCGGCTCACCGGTCTGGTCACCCTGGACGACCTGCTGGCCCGGCTGATGCAGCCGGCCGGGGGCTGACCGCACGCCGCCGGGGGTGGGCACGACAGAGCGCCGGCCGGTCCGCGACATGCGGACCGGCCGGCGCTCTCGTGTTCGGCTCCCGTGGTCAGCGGGTCGTGCCGCCCGCGGGCGGGGCCGCGCCGGTTTCCGTGGCCTAGGCCGCGGCGCCGGTCGCTGCCGGGTTGTTCCCCTCGACGCGGGCCGAGGCCAGCGGGATGGGGGTGAACATGGCGGGTTCCTCGTCCGGGAACAGCGCGGTGGGTCCGTAGACCCAGTCGGTGAAGGCCCACTCGGCGGGGTCGATCTCACGCATGATCGCGTTGCGCTGCAGCCGCTGCGCGCCCTCGAGGTGCCACAGCTCGCCCCAGGCGCGGGCGGTCGTCAGCACCCGGCGGCAGTGCTCGACGCGGACCGCCTCGTACGCGGCCAGCGCGGCGTCCCAGTCGACGGCCGAGGGGTCGGTGCCCTCGGCGCGCAGCCGGGCGACGTGCCGGGAGAGGACCCAGCCGTCCTCGATCGCCATGATCGCGCCCTGTGCCATGTACTGCAGCGGCGGGTGGGCGGCGTCGCCGAGCAGGGCGATGCGGCCGTGCACCCAGGTGTCGATCGGGTCGCGGTCCATCATCTGCCACCAGCGGTCCCGCCACATCAGCGGGATGCCCTTGCCCACGGTCTCGCAGGTCCCCTCGAAGGCCGCGTCGAGCTCGTCGGGGGTGCCCCAGTCCTCCTGCCCGGCGAGGGCCTTGGGCGACTGGAACACGGCGACCTGGTTGAACATCTCGCCGCCGCGCAGCGCGTACTGGACGAAGTGGCAGCGGGGGCCGATGTAGACGGTGACGTCCTTCTCGGCGATGCCGTTGTCGCGGACCTGCTCGATCGGGACGGCCGCCCGGTAGGCCACGTAGTCGGAGCTGACCACGTCGTCGCCGACCAGCTTCTGCCGGGCCACAGAGCGCAGTCCGTCGGCGGCGATGACGAGCGGCGCCTCCTCGGTGCGGCCGTCGGCCAGGGTGACGCGGGCGCCGTCGGCTGTGTTCTCGTAGTCGACGACCGTCTGGTCGGTCACCAGGTCCACGCCGGCCCTCCGACAGGCCCGCAGGAAGATCGCGTGCAGG contains these protein-coding regions:
- a CDS encoding DUF6099 family protein yields the protein MDAVRLIAESRRALTTAGGVPELSAEVWQAQALAQAIGSRLAVAGPPELRGEALGLTELAGRGCAVLDTPLLAPADLRAARLTELGDTRQTLTHLGGLLGEVGIALVGLACSADDESAYWQCVEAIDAADESRDRVLEMLRKLADRARALSERETEHT
- a CDS encoding nucleotide pyrophosphohydrolase, whose product is MTDPTDPTDPTVPRAPLDIAGLQRRLAEFAAARNWQPYHTPKNLVTALSVEASELVEIFQWLTPEESARVMDDPDTAHRVTDEVADVLAYLLQLCEVLGVDPLTALDAKIDRNERRFPV
- a CDS encoding ATP-binding protein; amino-acid sequence: MTPSLPSPSSAPSSRPAPIPFPPPSSAFPASSSAAPTASTVPSGTDTTQGHPDRPRVTELLLSAFAGHRNVGLPLGPLTLLAGTSGSGKTSALRAYEALARLGGGAELWEAFPEPDACVPERARADAQRRRGFRIGCTADGPEGPVRLEVAVQAEPELRIVGERLTADGVVLLETALRDPGRRTVQAAWHTAGSTPVTRGPLPDDRLGTALLPLRVAGKTPGQRRVLAAAEQMVVALRSVFACDPRPDRMRGPVPLGSGRLLGGCGNLADALWRTRAECAIRYGLLVSAVRAGCAGPVAGLHAEPYGAGLVRALLDRGDGVRTDLVRLGEGELRYVALALVLLTGPGVLEVDAPGEVPAALQTLTVLADGFDRGLDPLQRAELLRLAARMCERGHIRLVGTVSDASWAAGVGGVTVIDLNRD
- a CDS encoding cell division protein SepF, with the translated sequence MPVNSHDVTDEQWEGLAQVVPLRGRDAWPSSVGHRSLPEAETETRRRLVVLRVNVFADARDVAETLMAGIPVLLDLSSAEGDVAKRVLDFSTGVVFGLGSGMHRVDRNVFLLTPADTEVTGLMEGMGIPGNGRGSRQG
- a CDS encoding tellurite resistance TerB family protein, with protein sequence MALWDRIKESASQMQNQLDAKKNDLKSGAFRDASMAMCALVAAADGSVDPSERQRVAQLISTNDVLRNFPADDLRRRFEENLDKLTADFAFGKVSVLQEVAKAKKKPAEARAVIQIGIVIGGADGDFDQNEQAVVREACFALGLPPHEFDL
- a CDS encoding hemolysin family protein; its protein translation is MSAVEALWGLFAVFVLTAGTGYFVAQEFAYVSVDRLTLTREAEAGDRRAARALKVLERLSFMLSGAQLGITVTGLIVGFIAEPSVSALLRPALSGLGLPDSAVSGISVVLAFVLATIVQMVLGELAPKNLAIAVPERLAKALAGSTLAYLKVVGPLVRIFDNAASRLLRRIGIEPVEELHHGATLEELGHLIGESHENGALPGDTATLLDHALEFSERTLHAVMVPRADAVFVRGEANADEAVALIAEHGHSNYPVLGDHPDDVTGVLGVRELMAVPAGRLTGATAGAMARRPLLLPDTLPLPDAVARMREQDDEFAVVLDEHGGVAGIVTYEDIAEELVGDIADESDKVTELAVADGEGWLVDAGRRLDEVAEATGVRLPEEDDYETVAGLIVDRLGRFPTVGDRVTVELPKGGHAVIDVRTLDRHVAERARITPLAREEHTAEEPA
- a CDS encoding hemolysin family protein; the encoded protein is MSFPMALFVTVLLLIGSGFFVAAEFALVAARRHRMEKAAAEGRRGAGAALAGMRELSLMLAGAQLGITVCTLGLGSVSKPAISHQLDPLLQSLGLPSAVSYGVAFAVAMAVVVFLHMVVGEMAPKSWAIAHPERSAMLLAPSFRAVVKAVRPLIHVLNVVSNALVRMCRVSPRDELASVHDREQLTHLVAESERLGLISKTDSQLLTRSLTEPDTPVAALRIPAEEITSVEGDAGVEEVLRVATAHDRTRLLVREGGTVLGSVHARDALVARARGRATSARELARPVPELTDGTTVADAIDALRRRRGTLAVVRDDAGRLTGLVTLDDLLARLMQPAGG
- a CDS encoding FAD-dependent oxidoreductase, whose protein sequence is MSPATPPTEGRPDVLIVGGGIGGLSTAFALAREGLRIRVLERAPEFGEVGAGLQIAPNCTRILDEYGLLDEAKELGVVPESMAMRDALDSSELVRLDLGELERRYGFPYMVIHRSDLHAIFLRACRRAGVDLVTDQTVVDYENTADGARVTLADGRTEEAPLVIAADGLRSVARQKLVGDDVVSSDYVAYRAAVPIEQVRDNGIAEKDVTVYIGPRCHFVQYALRGGEMFNQVAVFQSPKALAGQEDWGTPDELDAAFEGTCETVGKGIPLMWRDRWWQMMDRDPIDTWVHGRIALLGDAAHPPLQYMAQGAIMAIEDGWVLSRHVARLRAEGTDPSAVDWDAALAAYEAVRVEHCRRVLTTARAWGELWHLEGAQRLQRNAIMREIDPAEWAFTDWVYGPTALFPDEEPAMFTPIPLASARVEGNNPAATGAAA